A genome region from Hydrogenoanaerobacterium saccharovorans includes the following:
- a CDS encoding PhoH family protein — translation MIEQFVDVDRMEHTLELFGSFDENIKMLENEYHVCILNRGSQVKVSGEAQDVATAIRAIRSLLELLNKGEVLSEQNVRYIIDLVSEGNEEQAAKLANDMVCITAKGRPIKAKTLGQKTYVESIRKSTITLGVGPAGTGKTYLAVAMAVKAFRANEINKIILTRPAVEAGEKLGFLPGDLQNKVDPYLRPLYDALFDMLGADNYQKYVERGNIEVAPLAYMRGRTLDDSFIILDEAQNTTPEQMKMFLTRLGFNSKAIITGDITQIDLPDTKKSGLVEATKVLKNIDDISIVRFTEKDVVRHRLVQQIIKAYEKFYEEGKKFR, via the coding sequence ATGATCGAACAGTTTGTTGATGTCGATAGAATGGAACATACATTGGAGTTATTTGGCAGCTTTGATGAAAATATTAAAATGCTTGAAAATGAATACCACGTGTGCATACTAAATCGCGGCTCACAAGTCAAGGTCAGCGGAGAAGCCCAAGATGTTGCAACGGCAATCCGAGCGATTCGCAGTTTGCTGGAGCTGCTCAACAAAGGCGAGGTGCTATCTGAACAAAACGTACGCTACATCATAGATTTGGTATCTGAAGGCAACGAAGAGCAGGCAGCAAAGCTTGCAAACGATATGGTATGTATTACAGCAAAGGGCAGGCCGATTAAGGCAAAAACCTTGGGGCAAAAAACTTATGTAGAGTCGATCCGCAAAAGCACCATTACGTTGGGGGTTGGCCCTGCGGGTACCGGTAAAACCTATCTTGCCGTTGCAATGGCGGTCAAAGCTTTTCGTGCCAACGAAATTAACAAAATTATTCTTACAAGGCCAGCAGTAGAGGCAGGCGAAAAACTTGGTTTTCTTCCGGGCGATTTGCAAAATAAGGTTGACCCCTATCTGCGCCCGCTGTACGATGCATTGTTTGATATGTTGGGCGCAGACAACTACCAGAAATACGTTGAGCGCGGCAATATAGAGGTAGCACCTCTCGCTTATATGCGCGGGCGTACGTTGGATGATTCTTTTATCATCCTTGATGAAGCACAGAATACGACGCCGGAACAAATGAAAATGTTTTTAACCAGGCTCGGCTTCAACTCCAAAGCGATCATTACAGGCGACATTACTCAAATCGATCTACCGGATACCAAAAAATCTGGGCTGGTAGAGGCTACTAAAGTGTTGAAAAACATCGATGACATTTCAATTGTACGCTTTACAGAAAAAGACGTTGTTCGTCATCGTTTGGTTCAACAGATTATCAAAGCATATGAAAAATTCTACGAGGAGGGTAAAAAATTCCGCTAG
- the pheS gene encoding phenylalanine--tRNA ligase subunit alpha: protein MKNALEQIRKNALEALQAAKDEKSMDEIRVKFLGKKGELTAILKQMGGLSAEERPVMGQLANEVRGFIEEHIETRTAELKAAAVAARLKAETIDVTMPGKKHTLGKQHPLSLVLDEIKDIFMGMGFDVAQGPEVEYDYYNFEALNIPKDHPARDTQDTFYINENIVLRTQTSPVQIRTMENRKPPIRIIAPGRVYRSDAVDATHSPLFHQIEGLVVDKGVTMADLKGTLEIFVKKLYGENSVVRFRPHHFPFTEPSAELDVQCFACHGEGCRLCKGEGWIEILGCGMVHPKVLSICGIDPEEYSGFAFGMGLERIVMRRFNIDDLRLFYENDLRFLNQF, encoded by the coding sequence ATGAAAAATGCATTAGAACAAATCCGCAAAAATGCACTTGAGGCTCTGCAGGCTGCCAAAGATGAAAAATCGATGGATGAAATCAGAGTTAAATTTTTAGGTAAAAAAGGTGAACTGACTGCTATTTTAAAACAAATGGGGGGGCTTTCGGCTGAAGAACGCCCTGTGATGGGTCAACTCGCAAATGAAGTTCGCGGTTTTATTGAGGAGCATATCGAAACCCGCACAGCGGAGTTAAAGGCTGCTGCTGTTGCTGCACGATTGAAAGCCGAAACCATTGATGTGACCATGCCCGGCAAAAAACATACCTTAGGCAAACAACATCCGTTAAGTTTGGTTTTGGACGAAATCAAAGATATTTTTATGGGTATGGGTTTTGATGTTGCTCAAGGGCCTGAGGTGGAGTACGATTACTACAACTTTGAGGCGCTCAACATCCCGAAAGACCATCCGGCACGCGACACACAGGATACTTTTTACATCAACGAAAATATTGTACTGCGCACACAAACCTCCCCTGTACAAATTCGTACGATGGAAAACAGAAAACCACCCATTCGCATTATAGCACCCGGAAGAGTTTATCGCTCTGACGCTGTTGATGCGACACACTCCCCGCTGTTCCACCAAATTGAGGGACTTGTGGTTGATAAAGGCGTAACTATGGCAGACCTGAAAGGTACGCTTGAAATATTCGTGAAAAAACTGTACGGTGAAAATTCGGTTGTGCGTTTCAGACCACACCACTTCCCTTTTACAGAACCTTCAGCAGAGCTTGATGTGCAGTGCTTTGCCTGCCACGGCGAGGGTTGCCGCCTTTGCAAGGGCGAGGGATGGATTGAAATTTTAGGCTGCGGTATGGTACACCCGAAGGTACTTTCTATCTGCGGAATTGACCCTGAAGAATACAGCGGTTTTGCGTTTGGCATGGGACTTGAGCGCATTGTTATGCGCCGCTTTAATATTGATGATTTGCGTTTGTTCTATGAAAACGACCTTAGATTCTTAAATCAGTTCTGA
- a CDS encoding gamma carbonic anhydrase family protein: protein MKKPTIDEDALILQGAVIVGDVTVKSGCSVWYNAVLRGDVAPIILGEGSNVQDCCVLHGNHNQPVIVGKGVTVGHGAILHGCHIGDNTLIGMGAVVLNGAKIGQNCIVGAGALVTQGTEVPDGSLVIGSPAKVKRSLKQDEIEHNTASAEQYKQLMAKYKQDKL from the coding sequence ATGAAAAAACCAACGATAGACGAAGATGCACTGATTTTACAAGGTGCGGTAATAGTGGGTGATGTAACCGTAAAAAGCGGCTGTTCAGTTTGGTATAATGCAGTGCTTCGCGGTGACGTTGCCCCCATTATACTGGGAGAAGGCAGCAATGTACAGGATTGTTGTGTATTGCATGGCAACCACAACCAACCGGTAATTGTAGGCAAGGGCGTTACCGTTGGGCACGGTGCAATTCTGCACGGCTGCCATATTGGTGATAACACACTAATTGGAATGGGAGCTGTTGTACTAAACGGCGCAAAAATCGGGCAAAATTGTATTGTAGGTGCAGGTGCATTGGTTACACAGGGTACTGAGGTGCCCGACGGCAGTTTAGTAATTGGCAGCCCTGCAAAGGTAAAACGCAGTTTAAAGCAAGATGAAATTGAGCACAATACTGCATCTGCAGAGCAGTATAAGCAGCTTATGGCAAAGTATAAACAGGATAAACTGTAA
- the recO gene encoding DNA repair protein RecO — protein sequence MQMNTQAVVIGSRDIDEEDRLLTLLSKDYGVIYAYAKSANRLKNKLAPTTELLCYSSFVLFKNKDRYTVDYADSLNMFFGLRKDIEKLSLATYFAELSATIAPHSEGANDFLRLLLNTLHLLEKGKRTGMFLKPVFELRALTMAGYMPNLVACRDCACYESDRMSFLFDSGELLCGDCMSKAAKQPVKALNLPKGVLAAMRHIIYSPFERLFAFELSTEGLQYLGDVIEKYLIYQTEKNYITLDFYKSLL from the coding sequence ATGCAGATGAATACACAGGCGGTGGTAATCGGTTCACGGGATATTGATGAAGAAGACCGTTTGCTTACCCTGCTCTCCAAAGATTATGGTGTGATTTATGCATATGCCAAGAGTGCCAATCGTTTAAAAAATAAGCTGGCACCAACCACAGAGCTGCTTTGTTACTCATCTTTTGTTTTATTTAAGAATAAAGACCGATATACGGTCGATTATGCGGACAGCTTAAATATGTTCTTTGGTTTACGTAAGGACATTGAAAAGCTGTCCCTTGCTACATATTTTGCCGAACTTTCGGCAACAATCGCTCCCCATAGTGAAGGAGCAAATGATTTTTTACGCCTGCTGCTGAACACGCTGCATCTTCTTGAAAAAGGCAAACGTACTGGTATGTTTTTAAAACCGGTGTTTGAATTGAGGGCGCTTACAATGGCTGGTTATATGCCAAACCTTGTTGCTTGCCGAGATTGCGCCTGCTATGAAAGCGATAGGATGAGCTTTTTGTTTGACAGCGGCGAGCTTCTTTGTGGTGATTGTATGTCAAAAGCTGCAAAACAACCTGTAAAGGCTTTAAACTTGCCAAAAGGGGTGTTGGCAGCAATGCGCCATATCATTTACAGCCCTTTTGAGCGTTTGTTTGCTTTTGAATTATCAACCGAGGGCTTACAGTATTTGGGAGATGTGATTGAAAAATATCTGATTTATCAGACGGAAAAAAATTATATAACTTTAGACTTTTACAAAAGTCTGTTATGA
- a CDS encoding GNAT family N-acetyltransferase, with amino-acid sequence MNIKIRHATVQDVSIISQIHAECWKTAYRGIIPQKYLDELKVDFWIPTFTNWIENRIFSVYLICVDEIPVGCTAYGKSRDDKLPDWGEVISVYIRSDYWGKGLAKKLLEYVLLCMRQDGYRNCYLWVLKENLRARHFYEKIRFEWNQDELFSDIMGKQIVDVRYVLKFE; translated from the coding sequence ATGAACATAAAAATAAGACATGCAACCGTACAGGATGTCTCAATAATCAGCCAAATTCATGCGGAATGCTGGAAAACAGCGTACCGTGGTATTATACCTCAAAAATATTTGGATGAGTTGAAGGTCGATTTTTGGATTCCAACATTTACGAATTGGATTGAAAACAGAATTTTTTCGGTTTATCTGATTTGTGTTGATGAGATTCCTGTTGGATGTACTGCATATGGAAAATCAAGAGATGACAAGCTGCCGGATTGGGGTGAAGTCATTTCTGTCTACATACGTTCCGATTATTGGGGTAAAGGTCTTGCAAAAAAATTGCTAGAATATGTTTTACTTTGTATGAGGCAGGATGGTTACCGTAATTGTTATTTATGGGTACTAAAAGAGAATTTAAGAGCAAGACATTTTTATGAAAAAATACGATTTGAATGGAATCAGGATGAATTATTTAGCGATATTATGGGAAAACAAATAGTTGATGTAAGATATGTTTTGAAATTTGAATGA
- a CDS encoding endonuclease MutS2 — MEHNEKKHYRALELDKILMQLADCCSCEDSRALALNISPQTNYSKSVKQMNFTQDAHLLSVRFGMPTILNIRNVKGMLKRAQVGAMLNLRELMDISNVLRTIRNLSTYRKDCDDTETALDSLFESLSPNKTLENMINENILSEDELADSASPELFHIRRNIRNTELKIRAQLDKMVKSVSYQKYLQDSIITMRDGRFVVPVKQEYRGEIKGMVHDTSSSGATLFVEPIAVVEANNEIRVLQNKEQQEIERIIAPMSEEVGCHADTICADYDTVIELDLLFAKARLGRKMKATIPTITDDGIIDLRKARHPMIDENKVVPTDIYLGGSFDTLVITGPNTGGKTVSLKTLGLFTLMAMCGLMLPVADASTVSVFDRVLADIGDEQSIEQSLSTFSAHMTNIVSILDQTDWKTLVLLDELGAGTDPIEGAALAIAIIEALREKGAKIAATTHYAEIKVFALETKGVENASCEFDVESLSPTYKLSIGVPGRSNAFAISERLGIEHNIIECAKERVSNENARFEDVVSQLEETRLGLEKEKSGAQQVREETERLKHEVATYKARLEQEKEREIERAKTEAKRLIDKVKVESQRILDELEEIKKQKDTENYKNMPSLARAQMKSGVNKLYELADPVKQQEQNDNYVLPRKLVKGDVVSIVDIGKDGTVLSPADNSGNVMVQVGIMKIKVAQSKLRLDERKNKVTLNNKKGSVGKNITSRAERSGKTEIDLRGMMVEEALIELDRYIDNAVLAGLGVITIIHGKGTGTLRAAVQEHLRRHKNIRTFRLGVYGEGESGVTIAELK, encoded by the coding sequence ATGGAACACAACGAAAAAAAACACTATCGTGCACTTGAGCTGGATAAAATTTTAATGCAACTTGCAGATTGCTGCAGTTGTGAAGATAGCCGAGCGTTAGCACTGAATATCAGCCCTCAAACCAATTATTCTAAAAGTGTAAAGCAAATGAACTTTACGCAGGACGCTCATCTGCTCTCGGTACGATTTGGTATGCCTACTATACTAAACATCAGAAATGTTAAAGGAATGCTCAAGCGAGCTCAAGTAGGGGCAATGCTCAACCTGCGAGAGCTTATGGATATATCCAATGTCTTGCGTACTATCCGAAACCTCAGCACATATCGCAAAGATTGTGATGATACGGAAACAGCACTTGACTCTTTATTTGAGAGTTTATCCCCAAATAAAACTCTTGAAAATATGATTAATGAGAACATTTTGTCGGAGGATGAGCTTGCTGACTCCGCAAGCCCCGAGTTGTTTCATATCCGCCGTAACATACGCAACACCGAACTAAAGATTCGTGCACAGCTTGATAAAATGGTAAAGTCTGTGTCTTACCAAAAGTATTTGCAGGATTCTATCATTACGATGCGTGACGGACGGTTTGTTGTGCCTGTTAAACAGGAATATCGTGGAGAAATCAAAGGTATGGTGCACGACACATCATCCAGCGGCGCTACGCTATTTGTAGAGCCGATTGCAGTAGTAGAAGCGAACAACGAGATTCGTGTGCTGCAAAATAAAGAGCAGCAAGAAATTGAACGCATTATTGCACCGATGTCGGAAGAGGTTGGCTGCCATGCCGATACCATTTGTGCTGATTATGATACCGTAATTGAACTTGATTTGCTGTTCGCCAAGGCTCGCCTTGGCAGAAAAATGAAGGCCACTATACCCACTATCACAGATGACGGTATCATTGATTTGCGTAAAGCTCGCCATCCAATGATTGACGAAAACAAGGTTGTACCAACTGATATTTATTTGGGTGGTTCGTTTGATACATTAGTTATAACCGGTCCAAACACCGGCGGTAAAACTGTTTCGCTGAAAACACTTGGTTTGTTTACCCTTATGGCGATGTGCGGTCTTATGCTGCCGGTTGCAGATGCAAGTACTGTTTCGGTTTTTGACCGTGTACTTGCCGATATAGGTGACGAACAAAGTATAGAGCAAAGCCTCTCTACTTTCTCAGCACATATGACGAATATTGTATCCATTTTAGATCAAACAGACTGGAAAACCCTTGTGCTGCTTGATGAGCTTGGGGCTGGTACTGATCCGATTGAAGGGGCTGCACTTGCAATAGCAATCATCGAAGCGTTGCGCGAAAAAGGTGCAAAAATTGCTGCCACAACGCATTATGCAGAAATAAAAGTATTCGCACTAGAAACCAAAGGAGTAGAAAACGCATCCTGCGAATTTGATGTTGAGTCACTAAGCCCTACTTATAAATTGTCTATCGGTGTACCGGGGCGCTCCAATGCGTTTGCTATCTCCGAACGTTTAGGCATTGAACATAATATCATTGAATGTGCGAAAGAACGTGTATCAAACGAAAATGCCCGCTTTGAAGATGTAGTATCTCAACTTGAAGAAACCAGACTGGGGCTGGAAAAAGAAAAATCCGGCGCACAGCAGGTTCGTGAAGAAACAGAACGTTTAAAGCATGAGGTAGCAACATACAAAGCACGCCTAGAACAAGAAAAAGAACGAGAGATAGAACGGGCTAAAACCGAGGCGAAACGGCTCATTGACAAGGTGAAAGTAGAGTCTCAGCGCATTCTTGATGAATTAGAGGAAATTAAAAAGCAAAAAGATACCGAGAATTACAAAAATATGCCCAGCTTAGCACGTGCACAAATGAAATCTGGTGTGAACAAGCTTTATGAGCTTGCCGACCCTGTTAAACAGCAGGAACAAAACGATAATTATGTATTGCCCCGCAAACTTGTAAAAGGTGATGTCGTATCGATTGTGGATATCGGTAAAGACGGCACCGTATTGTCTCCTGCCGATAATTCCGGCAACGTTATGGTACAGGTTGGTATTATGAAAATTAAAGTTGCACAAAGTAAATTAAGGCTGGATGAGAGAAAAAATAAAGTTACGCTAAACAACAAAAAGGGGAGCGTGGGCAAAAATATTACCAGCCGTGCGGAACGTTCCGGAAAAACAGAAATCGACCTGCGTGGTATGATGGTGGAAGAAGCACTCATCGAACTTGACCGTTACATCGATAACGCCGTTCTTGCAGGCTTAGGTGTAATTACCATCATTCATGGTAAAGGCACAGGTACTTTACGAGCCGCGGTTCAAGAACATTTGCGTCGGCACAAAAATATTCGTACGTTTCGTTTGGGCGTTTATGGCGAAGGAGAGTCGGGCGTAACCATTGCAGAATTAAAATAA
- the era gene encoding GTPase Era: MEKTYSGFVAIVGRPNVGKSSLMNKFVGEKVAIVSPKPQTTRNKIIGILTKNETQMVFIDTPGLHKPRTKLSEYMVKQVNESVSDVDIGVLVTEPIGEITKSEFDLLHSLKAAKMPVILAVNKIDTLSQKELMMEKISVFSKEFEFEAIIPVSARTGEGVQILLDKIQSYVPEGPHFFDDDEMTDQPERVIVSEIIREKVLNNMQDEIPHGVAVGIENMKERTNADGEEIADIDATIYCERDSHKGMLIGKGGAMLKKIGTQARIEAEKFLGIKINLRIWVKVREDWRNKEGLIKNFGYK; encoded by the coding sequence ATGGAAAAAACCTATTCGGGGTTTGTTGCAATTGTAGGTAGACCCAACGTGGGGAAATCAAGCCTTATGAACAAGTTTGTTGGAGAAAAGGTGGCAATTGTTTCGCCCAAACCTCAAACAACCCGTAATAAAATTATTGGGATACTCACAAAAAATGAAACACAGATGGTATTCATCGATACCCCCGGTCTGCATAAGCCGCGCACCAAGCTTTCTGAGTATATGGTTAAACAAGTTAACGAGTCCGTTTCCGATGTTGATATCGGCGTATTGGTTACAGAGCCAATAGGGGAAATTACAAAATCGGAATTTGACCTGCTGCACAGTTTAAAAGCTGCAAAAATGCCCGTTATTCTTGCTGTGAACAAAATCGATACACTGTCACAAAAAGAATTAATGATGGAAAAAATCTCAGTCTTTTCAAAAGAATTTGAGTTTGAGGCAATTATTCCGGTTTCGGCACGCACAGGCGAAGGTGTACAGATCTTGCTTGACAAAATTCAGAGCTATGTGCCCGAAGGGCCGCATTTTTTTGATGATGACGAAATGACAGACCAACCCGAACGTGTAATTGTATCCGAGATTATCCGTGAGAAAGTGCTTAACAATATGCAGGATGAGATACCCCACGGAGTAGCTGTGGGTATTGAGAACATGAAAGAACGTACCAATGCTGATGGCGAGGAGATTGCCGATATTGATGCAACTATTTATTGCGAACGAGACAGCCATAAAGGCATGCTTATTGGCAAAGGCGGCGCGATGCTTAAAAAAATCGGAACACAGGCTCGCATCGAGGCAGAAAAATTCCTTGGTATTAAAATAAATCTTCGCATTTGGGTAAAAGTGCGCGAAGATTGGCGCAATAAAGAGGGGCTTATAAAAAACTTTGGTTATAAGTAG
- the pheT gene encoding phenylalanine--tRNA ligase subunit beta has protein sequence MNLSIKWLSDYVKIDAAPRAFSEAMTMSGSKVEGYEVEGSEIEKVVVGKVLSIERHPDADKLVVCSIDAGKDIPLQIVTGATNVNVGDFVPVCLDGAKLPGGKVIKKGKLRGVVSEGMLCSLSELGLSVHDFPYAIEDGIFILQEDCKIGQDIQTAIGLNDTCVEFEITSNRPDCLSVIGLAREASVTFDKPLTLPVPTVKNETENINDYLAVEVQSPALCPRYVAKMVKNIKVAPSPRWMRERLRASGVRPINNIVDITNYVMLEYGQPMHAFDHKLVKGGKIVVRNAKDGERIVTLDGIERKLSSDMLVIADENAPTAVAGVMGGEFSGIMDDTNTIVFESACFSGPSVRITAKKLGMRTEASGRFEKGLDPQTCIPAVMRACQLIEQLGAGEVIGGMIDIDNSDKSPVRIPLEHDWINRFLGIELSREEMIRILQKLECIVDENDVVIVPSFRADLQHKADIAEEIARIYGYNKIPTTAIRGSAQAQLTDLQKYEKKISSTLLAQGCNEIMTYSFISPKYYDKIKLPANSKYRNSVIISNPLGEDTSVMRTTAIPSMLEVLARNYNNRNLSANLFEIATEYVPTTADKLPEENQKILIGMYGENADYYAIKGIVEELFDALGGYEYDVIPESANPTFHPGRCAKLMLGDKPLGIIGEIHPAVLDNYDIGVKAYVAELDEALLFENKAADKQYRPLPKYPATTRDIAVLCDDSLPVLSLYKAIKGAAGKHLDKVELFDVYRGAQVPQGKKSVAYNITLRSADKTLTDEEANSAMKKILKALGELGAELRS, from the coding sequence ATGAATTTATCCATTAAATGGCTTTCTGATTATGTAAAAATAGATGCTGCTCCTCGTGCCTTTTCTGAGGCAATGACCATGTCCGGCTCAAAAGTTGAGGGATATGAGGTGGAAGGCAGCGAGATCGAAAAAGTTGTGGTAGGAAAGGTTTTATCAATTGAGCGCCACCCTGATGCAGATAAACTTGTTGTTTGTTCGATTGATGCAGGCAAAGATATACCGCTGCAAATTGTTACAGGAGCAACCAACGTAAATGTTGGAGATTTTGTACCTGTATGCCTGGACGGCGCGAAGCTGCCGGGCGGTAAAGTAATTAAAAAGGGTAAGCTGCGCGGTGTTGTAAGCGAGGGTATGCTCTGCTCGCTGAGTGAACTGGGGCTTAGCGTACATGACTTCCCTTATGCAATTGAAGACGGTATTTTTATCTTGCAAGAGGATTGTAAAATTGGGCAGGATATTCAGACCGCCATTGGTCTGAACGATACCTGCGTGGAGTTTGAAATTACCTCAAACCGCCCTGATTGTCTGTCTGTAATAGGGCTTGCACGTGAAGCATCGGTTACTTTTGATAAACCTCTCACACTGCCGGTACCCACAGTAAAAAACGAAACAGAAAATATTAACGATTATCTTGCCGTAGAGGTACAAAGCCCTGCATTGTGCCCCCGTTATGTTGCAAAAATGGTGAAAAATATCAAAGTCGCACCATCTCCGAGATGGATGAGAGAGAGATTGCGCGCTTCTGGCGTACGCCCCATCAACAATATTGTGGATATCACCAACTATGTGATGCTGGAATACGGTCAGCCCATGCACGCATTTGACCATAAGCTTGTAAAAGGCGGTAAAATTGTGGTGCGCAATGCCAAAGACGGCGAGCGCATCGTTACACTGGATGGAATAGAACGTAAACTCTCGTCTGATATGCTTGTGATAGCGGATGAAAACGCGCCAACCGCAGTGGCTGGTGTTATGGGTGGTGAGTTCTCCGGCATTATGGATGATACCAATACCATCGTATTTGAAAGTGCATGTTTCAGCGGTCCATCGGTACGTATTACCGCCAAGAAACTAGGCATGAGAACCGAGGCATCCGGCCGTTTTGAGAAAGGGCTTGACCCCCAAACCTGTATTCCTGCTGTGATGAGAGCTTGCCAACTGATTGAACAGCTTGGTGCAGGTGAAGTCATTGGCGGAATGATTGATATAGATAATTCAGACAAGAGCCCTGTGCGTATTCCGCTAGAGCACGATTGGATTAATCGTTTTCTGGGAATTGAACTCTCGCGTGAAGAAATGATTCGCATTTTGCAAAAGCTGGAATGCATCGTGGATGAAAACGATGTAGTAATCGTACCCTCGTTCCGTGCAGATTTGCAGCACAAAGCGGATATCGCAGAAGAAATTGCGCGCATCTACGGATACAACAAGATCCCTACTACTGCAATTCGTGGTTCGGCTCAAGCACAGCTGACAGATTTACAGAAATATGAGAAAAAAATCTCTTCTACCCTGTTGGCTCAAGGGTGCAATGAAATTATGACTTATTCGTTTATCAGCCCCAAATACTACGATAAAATCAAGTTGCCTGCTAACAGTAAATATCGCAACTCGGTAATCATCAGTAACCCTTTGGGCGAAGATACCAGTGTGATGAGAACCACTGCTATCCCCTCTATGCTGGAGGTACTGGCACGCAACTACAATAACCGCAACCTTTCAGCAAATTTGTTTGAAATAGCAACAGAGTACGTACCAACAACTGCAGATAAATTGCCTGAAGAAAACCAAAAAATCTTGATCGGTATGTACGGTGAAAATGCTGATTACTACGCTATCAAAGGAATTGTAGAAGAACTTTTTGATGCACTTGGCGGTTATGAATATGACGTAATCCCAGAAAGTGCTAACCCCACTTTCCATCCCGGGCGCTGTGCAAAACTGATGCTAGGTGACAAACCGCTTGGTATTATCGGTGAAATTCACCCTGCCGTTTTGGATAACTACGATATTGGCGTGAAAGCTTATGTTGCAGAACTGGACGAAGCACTGCTGTTTGAAAACAAGGCTGCAGATAAGCAGTATCGCCCGTTGCCAAAGTACCCTGCCACAACCCGTGATATTGCCGTATTATGTGATGACAGCCTGCCTGTACTCAGCCTTTACAAAGCAATTAAAGGCGCAGCAGGCAAACACCTTGACAAAGTTGAGTTGTTTGACGTTTACCGTGGTGCTCAGGTGCCGCAAGGTAAAAAGAGTGTTGCCTACAATATCACTCTGCGTTCAGCAGATAAAACGCTCACTGACGAGGAAGCTAACAGCGCAATGAAAAAGATTTTAAAAGCCTTGGGCGAATTGGGTGCAGAATTGCGGTCTTAA
- a CDS encoding diacylglycerol kinase family protein, translating to MSNQIRNLVTSFRNAARGVVYCVNNERNMRIHIVVACYIIVFSGYFNLTQLQFALMLCAIALVIAMEMINTAVEVLVDISSPAYNSLARIAKDIAAGAVLVCAVFAFAIGLLLFFKPAVLWRILFILCTSPLYGGLFLLSAVFAVLFIFIGPVKIWRWIVRR from the coding sequence ATGAGTAATCAAATACGCAATTTGGTTACAAGTTTTCGCAACGCTGCACGCGGAGTAGTGTACTGCGTCAATAACGAACGCAACATGCGTATTCATATCGTTGTGGCTTGCTACATTATTGTGTTCAGCGGCTATTTTAATCTTACACAGCTTCAGTTTGCATTGATGCTTTGCGCTATCGCGTTGGTAATAGCGATGGAAATGATAAATACTGCAGTGGAAGTGCTTGTGGACATCAGTTCGCCCGCCTACAACAGTTTGGCACGTATTGCAAAAGACATTGCAGCGGGTGCTGTTTTGGTATGCGCGGTTTTTGCGTTTGCAATCGGCTTGCTGTTGTTTTTTAAGCCTGCCGTACTATGGCGCATCTTGTTCATTTTGTGTACAAGCCCCCTCTACGGTGGTTTGTTTTTACTTTCTGCGGTGTTTGCAGTATTATTTATCTTTATAGGGCCTGTTAAAATTTGGAGATGGATAGTTCGACGTTAG
- the ybeY gene encoding rRNA maturation RNase YbeY yields MDSVKVYITNRQKDVKIPTGTRLLIRRCCHAVLDMEGMTGVAEVSVSFLNNKQIRELNLEYRNIDKETDVLSFPMGENGVYDTNQETGAKVLGDIAISVEKATEQAEIYGHSFSREIGFLTVHSMLHLLGYDHEVSGIEAMKMREKEEEVLAKLGLQRDSSYVLESNE; encoded by the coding sequence ATGGACAGTGTAAAAGTATATATTACAAATAGACAAAAGGATGTAAAAATTCCTACAGGAACAAGGTTGCTTATTCGCCGTTGCTGCCATGCAGTACTTGATATGGAGGGTATGACAGGTGTTGCAGAAGTGAGTGTCAGCTTTCTTAATAATAAGCAAATTCGCGAACTTAATTTAGAGTACCGTAATATTGATAAAGAAACCGATGTGCTTTCTTTCCCTATGGGGGAGAATGGCGTTTACGATACAAACCAAGAAACCGGGGCGAAAGTACTCGGTGATATTGCAATTTCTGTAGAAAAAGCAACCGAGCAAGCAGAGATTTACGGGCATTCGTTTAGCCGCGAAATAGGGTTTCTTACCGTTCATTCTATGCTGCACCTGCTTGGTTACGACCATGAGGTAAGCGGGATTGAAGCAATGAAAATGCGAGAAAAAGAAGAAGAGGTTCTTGCAAAGCTTGGTTTGCAGCGCGATTCCAGCTATGTATTAGAAAGCAATGAGTAA
- a CDS encoding IreB family regulatory phosphoprotein, whose amino-acid sequence MHEPTISFSIHEDKENEMKQTLTTVYDALREKGYNPINQIVGYILSEDPTYITTHNNARSLIRRIDRDELLQALVKAYLND is encoded by the coding sequence ATGCATGAGCCTACGATATCGTTTTCCATTCATGAAGATAAAGAAAATGAAATGAAGCAGACCCTAACAACAGTATATGATGCTCTGCGTGAGAAGGGCTACAATCCCATCAATCAGATTGTGGGCTACATCCTTTCTGAGGACCCCACCTACATTACAACGCATAATAATGCACGCAGCTTAATTCGGCGTATAGACCGCGACGAACTATTGCAGGCACTGGTTAAAGCGTATTTAAACGATTAA